One window of the Pseudarthrobacter sp. ATCC 49987 genome contains the following:
- a CDS encoding TlyA family RNA methyltransferase: protein MSRLDQALVGRGLARSRTHAARLIAEGKVSSKGEVLAKASLQVQDDTSLHVAAADEDNYVSRAGHKLAGALDAFPAVEVQGKRCLDAGASTGGFTEVLLRRGADHVVAVDVGHDQLVPVIRNDPRVAVHEGLNVRYMTPAEIGGPVALTVADLSFISLTLVLAPLAACTVPGGDLVLMVKPQFEIGKDRLGRTGVVTSEWERRLAVGKVAAEAMDTGLELKGLASSPLPGQDGNVEYFLWIKRGIRTDLPKIEERDAAVAALLGTIWPKY, encoded by the coding sequence ATGAGCAGGCTTGACCAGGCCCTCGTCGGCCGCGGGCTGGCGAGGTCCCGCACCCATGCCGCACGCCTTATCGCCGAAGGCAAAGTCAGCTCCAAGGGGGAAGTGCTCGCCAAAGCCTCCCTCCAGGTGCAGGACGACACGAGCCTGCACGTTGCGGCCGCCGATGAGGACAACTACGTCAGCCGTGCCGGGCACAAGCTTGCCGGCGCGCTGGACGCTTTTCCCGCCGTCGAGGTCCAGGGCAAGCGCTGCCTGGACGCCGGCGCCTCCACCGGCGGATTCACCGAGGTGCTGCTGAGGCGCGGCGCGGACCACGTAGTCGCCGTCGACGTCGGCCATGACCAGCTGGTCCCCGTGATCCGGAATGACCCCCGCGTCGCCGTCCACGAAGGACTCAACGTCCGCTACATGACACCGGCTGAGATCGGGGGACCCGTGGCGCTGACGGTGGCTGACCTCTCGTTCATTTCCCTCACCCTTGTGCTGGCGCCCCTCGCAGCGTGCACAGTGCCAGGCGGCGACCTGGTCCTGATGGTCAAGCCGCAGTTCGAGATCGGCAAGGACCGGCTGGGCCGCACCGGCGTTGTCACCTCGGAGTGGGAACGCCGCCTCGCGGTGGGCAAAGTCGCGGCGGAAGCCATGGATACGGGGCTGGAACTGAAGGGCCTCGCCAGCAGCCCGTTGCCCGGCCAGGACGGAAACGTCGAGTACTTCCTGTGGATAAAGCGCGGGATCCGAACAGACCTGCCTAAGATCGAAGAGCGGGACGCAGCCGTTGCTGCGTTACTCGGAACGATCTGGCCCAAGTACTAG
- the recN gene encoding DNA repair protein RecN, with protein MLEELRIRDLGVITDATLPLGPGLSVVTGETGAGKTMVVTAVGLLLGARSDAGAVRSGAKSASAEATVKLDAGHPAVARAREAGADIEDVDGGAELLLARTVGADGRSRAYLGGRAAPVGVLGEIGETLVVVHGQSEQIRLKSPVAQRGALDKFAGEGLAGTLGTYQELHAHWKSSQAELDELRSAARERLREAESLEAALAEIDAVDPQPGEDESLKAEAVKLANVEELRIAATTAHQALIAEDFGDGNDATALVDAAKRTLEHVAEHDEELGSAAARLAEVGFLLNDIATELASYQAALDTEGPERLAEIEDRRAALAKLVRKYAPSIDEVLVWAEESRTRFLELQDDTTRIEALDAEVARAGAELAKQAAGISKLRKKAAKDLSARVSAELKALAMADATLVINVESGGQPGPFGADEISFLLQPHSGAPARPLGKGASGGELSRVMLAIEVVLAAVDPVPTFVFDEVDAGVGGRAAVEIGRRLAMLARHVQVLVVTHLPQVAAFADQHIRVTKTSVRGADGATATGFTSSDVQLLDEAERVRELARMLAGQEDSESAQAHAQELLDDARLLPQQA; from the coding sequence ATGCTTGAAGAACTGAGAATCCGCGACCTCGGAGTCATCACCGACGCCACGCTGCCCCTCGGCCCTGGCCTGAGCGTCGTGACCGGTGAAACCGGCGCCGGCAAGACCATGGTGGTGACCGCCGTCGGGCTGCTGCTCGGCGCACGGTCCGACGCCGGCGCCGTGCGCAGCGGCGCGAAGAGCGCCTCCGCTGAGGCCACCGTGAAGCTCGACGCCGGGCACCCGGCCGTGGCCCGCGCCCGGGAGGCCGGGGCCGACATCGAGGACGTCGACGGCGGCGCAGAGCTGCTGCTCGCCCGCACTGTGGGTGCGGACGGCCGCAGCCGCGCCTACCTCGGCGGACGCGCCGCGCCCGTGGGGGTACTCGGCGAGATCGGCGAAACCCTCGTGGTGGTCCACGGCCAGTCCGAGCAGATCCGGCTCAAGAGCCCGGTCGCGCAGCGCGGCGCCCTCGACAAGTTTGCGGGGGAGGGCCTCGCCGGGACGCTCGGGACCTACCAGGAGCTCCACGCCCACTGGAAGTCCAGCCAGGCCGAACTCGATGAGCTCCGCAGCGCCGCCCGGGAACGCCTCCGCGAGGCCGAATCGCTGGAAGCTGCCCTGGCCGAGATCGACGCCGTCGACCCGCAGCCGGGCGAGGACGAATCGCTCAAGGCGGAGGCCGTCAAGCTCGCCAACGTCGAGGAACTGCGGATCGCGGCCACCACCGCGCATCAGGCGCTCATCGCCGAGGACTTCGGCGACGGCAATGACGCCACGGCACTGGTCGACGCCGCCAAGCGCACCCTGGAGCACGTCGCCGAACATGACGAGGAACTCGGGTCCGCGGCCGCCCGTCTGGCCGAGGTCGGCTTCCTGCTCAACGACATCGCCACCGAACTCGCAAGCTACCAGGCCGCCCTCGACACCGAGGGCCCGGAACGACTCGCCGAGATCGAGGACCGCCGGGCAGCCCTCGCCAAGCTGGTGCGCAAGTACGCTCCGAGCATCGACGAAGTGCTGGTGTGGGCTGAGGAATCCCGGACACGATTCCTGGAACTGCAGGACGACACCACCCGGATCGAGGCGCTGGACGCCGAGGTGGCCCGCGCTGGGGCCGAGCTGGCCAAACAGGCCGCCGGGATCAGCAAGCTGCGGAAGAAGGCCGCCAAGGACCTCTCCGCCCGGGTCAGCGCGGAACTCAAGGCCCTGGCCATGGCGGACGCCACCCTGGTGATCAACGTCGAATCAGGCGGGCAGCCGGGACCGTTCGGCGCGGACGAGATCTCCTTCCTGCTCCAGCCGCATTCCGGCGCCCCAGCCCGCCCGCTGGGCAAGGGCGCCTCGGGCGGTGAACTGTCCCGCGTGATGCTCGCCATCGAAGTGGTGCTGGCCGCCGTCGACCCGGTCCCCACGTTCGTCTTCGACGAGGTCGACGCCGGCGTGGGCGGCCGTGCCGCCGTCGAGATCGGCCGACGGCTGGCGATGCTCGCCCGCCACGTCCAGGTGCTCGTGGTGACCCACCTGCCGCAGGTGGCAGCCTTCGCCGACCAGCACATCCGGGTCACCAAGACCTCCGTGCGCGGCGCCGACGGGGCCACCGCGACCGGATTCACCTCCAGTGACGTCCAACTCCTCGACGAAGCGGAGCGCGTCCGGGAGCTGGCCCGCATGCTCGCCGGCCAGGAGGATTCCGAATCCGCCCAGGCCCACGCCCAGGAACTGCTGGACGACGCCAGGCTCCTGCCGCAGCAGGCCTGA
- a CDS encoding NAD kinase, with protein sequence MSRRVLILAHTGREESLKAAWEACARLHDAGIVPVMLKSELGDMVRFFGRLDQPVEILHDHVMLPDVELVMVLGGDGTILRAAELVREVDVPLLGVNLGHVGFLAESERADLAQTVEWIASREYTVEERMTIDVQVWVRGQKIWHTWALNEAAIEKGNRERMLEVVTEVDERPLTSFGCDGVVLATPTGSTAYAFSAGGPVVWPEVEALLIVPISAHALFAKPLVVSPRSRLAVEILNRTDAQGVLWCDGRRSVDLPPGARVEVTRSATPVRLARTHQTPFSGRLVRKFELPIQGWRGPMPHTAAIHTGPVPVIRTPRPMPPLPTPLPTPPQAGPPYAGPGGTPDPSTAK encoded by the coding sequence ATGAGCAGGCGTGTCCTCATCCTTGCCCACACCGGCCGTGAGGAGTCCCTCAAGGCTGCCTGGGAAGCGTGCGCCCGGCTCCACGACGCCGGCATCGTTCCCGTGATGCTGAAGTCCGAGCTCGGCGACATGGTCCGCTTCTTCGGTCGCCTCGACCAGCCGGTCGAGATCCTCCATGACCACGTGATGCTGCCCGACGTCGAGCTCGTGATGGTGCTCGGCGGCGACGGGACCATCCTCCGCGCGGCGGAACTGGTGCGCGAAGTCGACGTCCCGCTGCTCGGCGTCAACCTCGGCCACGTCGGCTTCCTCGCCGAGAGTGAGCGGGCAGACCTCGCCCAGACCGTCGAATGGATCGCGAGCCGCGAGTACACGGTGGAAGAACGGATGACCATTGACGTCCAGGTCTGGGTCCGCGGCCAGAAGATCTGGCACACCTGGGCCCTCAACGAGGCCGCGATCGAAAAGGGCAACCGGGAACGGATGCTCGAGGTGGTCACCGAAGTCGACGAACGCCCGCTGACCTCCTTCGGCTGCGACGGCGTTGTCCTGGCAACCCCCACCGGCTCCACGGCCTACGCCTTCTCCGCCGGCGGCCCGGTGGTGTGGCCTGAGGTCGAGGCGCTGCTGATCGTGCCGATCAGCGCCCACGCGCTCTTCGCCAAGCCACTGGTGGTCTCACCCCGGTCCCGGCTCGCCGTCGAAATCCTGAACCGGACCGACGCCCAGGGCGTCCTGTGGTGCGACGGCCGGCGCTCGGTGGACCTCCCGCCCGGAGCGCGCGTGGAAGTCACCCGTTCCGCCACGCCCGTCCGGCTGGCCCGCACCCACCAGACGCCGTTCTCCGGCCGCCTGGTCCGCAAGTTCGAACTGCCCATCCAGGGCTGGCGCGGACCCATGCCGCATACCGCCGCGATCCATACCGGGCCGGTGCCCGTGATCCGCACGCCCCGGCCGATGCCTCCGCTGCCAACTCCGCTGCCAACTCCGCCGCAGGCTGGGCCGCCGTACGCAGGTCCCGGCGGGACCCCTGATCCATCGACTGCGAAGTGA
- a CDS encoding HAD-IIA family hydrolase, whose product MAAAELISTFDALLADLDGVVYAGPHAIPGAVESLRRLVGIGVGLGYVTNNASRTPSQVAQHLRDLGAPAEDHQVVSSSQAAGELLASLLPAGARVLITGGDSLAQEIELAGMVPVRSESEQPVAVVQGFHPDLGWKDLAEAAYVVAGGALWVATNTDMSIPQARGMAPGNGTLVAAVAAATGQQPLVAGKPEAPLFHAAAKRLAADRPLVVGDRLDTDILGGNNAGFATVAVLTGVDTKESILAARTLERPDFLINDLTDLYRPYPEIEVDAGQHRCGAATAVVHGQTVRVSGDPGDLDSWRAACSAWWTANPDTATALAPVLEWLDH is encoded by the coding sequence ATGGCTGCAGCGGAGCTGATCTCAACCTTCGACGCCCTCCTGGCCGATCTCGACGGCGTCGTCTACGCGGGCCCGCACGCCATACCGGGCGCCGTGGAGTCCCTTCGCAGGCTCGTCGGGATCGGCGTCGGGCTGGGCTACGTCACGAACAACGCCTCCCGGACTCCCTCCCAGGTGGCGCAGCACCTGCGCGATCTGGGCGCCCCGGCGGAGGACCACCAGGTGGTCAGCTCCTCGCAGGCGGCAGGGGAGCTGCTGGCTTCCCTGCTGCCGGCCGGTGCCCGCGTCCTGATCACCGGCGGGGACTCCCTCGCCCAGGAGATTGAACTCGCGGGGATGGTGCCGGTCCGCAGCGAATCGGAGCAGCCTGTCGCCGTCGTGCAGGGGTTCCATCCGGACCTCGGGTGGAAAGACCTCGCGGAAGCGGCGTACGTTGTTGCCGGCGGGGCCCTGTGGGTGGCCACCAATACGGACATGTCCATTCCCCAGGCCCGCGGCATGGCGCCCGGCAACGGGACCCTGGTCGCGGCCGTGGCCGCCGCCACCGGTCAACAGCCCCTGGTCGCCGGCAAGCCGGAAGCGCCGCTGTTCCACGCCGCCGCCAAGCGCCTGGCAGCCGACCGGCCGCTGGTCGTCGGCGACCGACTGGACACCGACATCCTCGGCGGCAACAACGCCGGCTTCGCCACTGTCGCCGTCCTGACCGGCGTCGACACGAAGGAATCGATCCTGGCCGCCCGCACCCTGGAACGGCCCGACTTCCTCATCAACGACCTCACGGACCTCTACCGCCCCTACCCGGAAATTGAGGTCGACGCCGGGCAGCACCGCTGCGGCGCGGCCACCGCCGTCGTGCACGGACAGACAGTCCGCGTCAGCGGTGATCCCGGCGACCTTGACTCCTGGCGGGCCGCTTGCTCGGCCTGGTGGACAGCCAACCCCGACACCGCGACTGCCTTGGCACCGGTGCTCGAATGGCTGGATCACTAG